In the Hordeum vulgare subsp. vulgare chromosome 7H, MorexV3_pseudomolecules_assembly, whole genome shotgun sequence genome, one interval contains:
- the LOC123410161 gene encoding protein SWEETIE isoform X3 → MAKRGVAGGEPIPLSRFGALVAQLESVVASARQKPPDALLCFDLLSELSSALDEAPKDTIQLWQRKCEDALQSLLVFGACRPVRRLASSAMGRIIQKGDAISVYSRASTLQGWLVDVKRADPMACAGAAQCLGEIYRLFGRKITAGLIETSNIVAKLMKYHEDFVRQDALLLLENALEGSGGGGSGAAYLEAFRIIMRGGISDKSYIVRVAAARCLKAFANIGGPGLGMAELDTSMSCCVKGLEDNVSGVRDSFAEALGAILALAVNPDAQVTKGGKKQNVSAKKFDDGIQKHLILPFVKANGANAKKLRVGLSLSWVFFLQMIHMKYGTLDSELQNYAVQVMEILQGNGSPDPHALACVLYVLRVGFADQMTEPTQGEFLVFLGRKLESSNYTAPTRVATFRILSYLFRSLGEVPSEFKDILDNTVVTALSHSSANVRVEAALTLRALAEVDPTCVGGLVSYGITTLHALRETLSFDKQGKNLNHELDSLHGQATVLATLVAISPKLLLGYPARLPNSVLELSKKMLNGFSRNPVAATAEREAGWLLLASLLASMPKEELEDQVFDVLLLWASPFTGNPESYLTHIQDWASELRVLSVAIEALTAFIRSFVSPIIATANGGILLNPVLAYLGGALSLISSLSTKQLPNLKSALNLFTTRTLMAYQSLSNPMVYQSEHEQMLQLCSSPFSDPSGWEESSCLKFLLDKRDASLGPWIPGRDSFEDELRAFDGGADGFLPCVWDDEISNFPQPESVSKMLVNQMLLCYGSIFACQDNTAKMRLLNNIDQCLKAGKKYSWYMFLVSNACVALLSGLKELLTLRGAQSLPTDIFSMIQSIFKGILGESEISIAQRRAACEGLGLLARTGNDIFTARMARSFLGELVTPVDLSYAASVALSLGCIHRTAGGMALSTLVTPTVNSLSHLSKSSNSDLQLWSLHALLLTIEAAGLSYVSQVQGTLFLAMEILLLEENGYVDFRQEIGHLINAIVAVLGPELAPGSTFFSRCKSVIAEISSSNETATLLESVRFAQQLVLFAPQAVPVHSHVRSLVPTLFSRQPSHRYLAVSTLRHLIERDPAAMINENIEENLFSMLDGETDSEIATLVRATIIRLLYTSCPLRPSRWLAVLRNMVLATSVTRNMSEGLTSSGHDSIDSTHENDVYGEDEDTMISGPKQEQVNWSAPISSQFSRRNKHLRYRTRVFAAECVRHVPVAVGTEPAHFDLLLARGAIAKGTYLSNDWLVLKLQELVSLSYQISTGQFEGMQPIGVQLLCLIMDKFGMTVDPEFPGHILLEQFQAQLVSAVKTAISTTSGPLLLEAGLELATKVMTSSVIGGDKVALNRLFLLIARPLSDIEDLFYPSFADWVVCKIKVRLLTAHAAVKCYTYQFLRAKENVPDEYQQLAPLLANSSTLLGKYWVGALKDYFSIIFGLHSRIDHKPFLDGIQSLLVSSKVQKYLDEVWVLILQATALDAAPVDFGADDSEDIHEHTFISGRSMVKLEQSDFQFLWGLSVLVLFHSHQSTVNGSVKMKLECSKENIFWNIVFCGLDNPRPCDQVLPVLLSLTTEFFFSKDFLSVNICQELLQALIYADCSGAPVVSLFSKIIRFCPDKFFEADDFVFVALELYSHCLAMVLQRDGNSQESNTLLPELSSASETMGCRMKNKHLWKLTMVLLSTSHQSFQLVSTDQCLSNIISFLHNILPFMKKCFRERVEPGDVHTNPQVALGALVSLLAYFCTECDNRISMLENKISDSYRLLAKILFFCSGEVIALAKLVHKIEFLNENGTKNDVHMCDSFRHCIHIIQGSLHSTNMQVQMLGIHVLKTCAQRELTEVSQTETHSFMILLGELLGDVFDLMQTALKNCSSQESVNVIDDCLKLLFLFHTLAQSQKYQQEATVLLLDALLMVFYLSDDNASQELTEVNTISKKLFSHFIQIPSAAIQIKDVMLSAPPTKRQQLQDMIRASVSHGQIIVPLNTSVQSQQNVQDSSKKPGSVAIASGADAVEEKDEDEVSDDDWDDDWDTFQSLPATAAKDDADSAVGVSPIPEQGSVVSSQEQIHQGNTNHDIGDMDLAAGTIEDRESADRVFGEPSASQRSSPKPQVNRESLESSYEDDEEVPRYPTVDCMEQPADVLMNECTVGELQQDHDNQFGCNERNNGDLDPASEDNSRDDPTSSLNKTSDVVVNEGSDMLSTGDIKDSGVELAPSSHVLDTMNASISGNDTSTSNASEQPDNADTKPESSVGESSES, encoded by the exons ATGGCGAAGCGCGGCGTCGCCGGCGGCGAGCCAATTCCGCTGTCGCGGTTCGGCGCTCTGGTGGCGCAGCTGGAGTCCGTGGTGGCGTCGGCCAGGCAGAAGCCCCCCGACGCGCTCCTCTGCTTCGACCTCCTCTCCGAGCTCTCCTCCGCCCTCGACGAGGCCCCCAAG GACACCATACAGCTCTGGCAAAGGAAGTGCGAGGATGCTCTCCAGTCCTTGCTTGTCTTTGGTGCTTGCCGCCCTGTTCGACGGTTGGCGTCATCAGCAATGGGGCGGATAATTCAGAAAGGTGATGCAATATCAGTATACTCGAGAGCGAGCACCTTGCAGGGGTGGTTGGTAGATGTGAAAAGAGCAGATCCCATGGCATGTGCAG GTGCAGCACAATGCCTAGGAGAAATTTACCGCTTATTTGGGCGCAAGATTACCGCAGGATTGATTGAGACATCAAACATCGTAGCAAAACTAATGAAGTATCATGAG GACTTTGTAAGGCAAGATGCACTCCTCTTGCTTGAGAATGCATTGgaaggctctggtggtggtggtagtggtgcagCTTATTTGGAGGCTTTCCGCATAATCATGCGAGGAGGCATAAGTGACAAATCATATATTGTTAGAGTAGCAGCAGCACGATGCTTGAAGGCCTTTGCTAATATAGGTGGGCCTGGGTTGGGGATGGCTGAACTTGATACTTCAATGTCTTGTTGTGTTAAG GGCTTGGAAGATAATGTGTCAGGAGTTCGAGATTCATTTGCGGAAGCACTTGGTGCCATACTTGCTCTTGCAGTGAACCCAGATGCACAG GTTACTAAAGGAGGAAAAAAGCAAAATGTTTCTGCAAAGAAGTTTGATGATGGTATACAGAAGCATTTAATTTTACCATTTGTTAAAG CAAATGGAGCCAATGCAAAGAAACTCCGAGTTGGTTTGTCTCTATCATGGGTGTTCTTTTTGCAG ATGATCCATATGAAGTATGGTACCTTGGACAGTGAGCTTCAAAACTATGCTGTACAAGTGATGGAAATTCTACAAGGGAATGGTTCTCCTGATCCACACGCTTTG GCATGTGTGCTATATGTCCTCCGAGTTGGTTTTGCTGATCAGATGACTGAGCCAACACAGGGTGAATTTTTGGTATTTCTGGGAAGAAAG TTGGAGTCTTCAAACTATACTGCTCCGACGAGGGTGGCAACATTCCGCATTCTATCTTACCTCTTTAGAAGCTTGGGCGAG GTTCCATCTGAATTCAAGGATATTCTTGACAACACAGTCGTTACGGCATTATCTCATTCTTCAGCAAAT GTTCGTGTCGAGGCAGCTTTAACATTGCGTGCTTTAGCGGAAGTTGATCCGACATGTGTTGGCGGTTTAGTCTCATATGGCATTACAACATTACATGCCCTCAGGGAGACTTTATCATTTGATAAG CAGGGTAAAAATCTGAACCATGAGCTTGATTCGCTACATGGACAGGCCACTGTATTAGCTACTCTCGTTGCGATCTCGCCAAAGTTGCTTCTTGGTTACCCTGCAAG GCTGCCCAATTCCGTACTTGAGTTGTCCAAAAAGATGCTGAATGGCTTCAGCCGAAACCCAGTGGCTGCTACAGCAGAGCGTGAAGCTGGCTGGTTGTTATTAGCTTCTCTTTTAGCATCCATGCCAAAAGAG GAGCTGGAAGATCAAGTGTTTGATGTTCTTTTGCTATGGGCCAGCCCTTTTACTGGAAATCCTGAGTCGTACCTTACTCATATACAGGACTGGGCATCAGAACTGCG TGTTCTGTCGGTTGCAATCGAGGCTCTTACTGCTTTCATAAGAAGTTTTGTTTCTCCCATTATCGCAACTGCTAATGGTGGAATCTTACTTAACCCTGTCCTGGCCTACCTTGGTGG AGCTTTATCCCTTATATCTTCGTTGAGCACTAAGCAACTGCCAAATCTCAAATCTGCACTGAATCTCTTCACAACTAGAACACTGATGGCGTATCAGTCCCTTTCCAACCCAATGGTTTATCAATCGGAGCATGAGCAAATGCTTCAGCTGTGTTCAAGCCCATTCAG TGACCCTTCCGGATGGGAAGAAAGCTCATGCTTGAAGTTTCTGTTAGACAAGAGAGATGCTTCTTTGGGCCCATGGATACCTGGAAG GGATTCATTTGAGGATGAACTTCGAGCTTTTGATGGTGGTGCTGATGGATTTTTACCTTGTGTGTGGGATGATGAAATCAGCAACTTTCCTCAG CCAGAATCAGTAAGCAAAATGCTGGTTAATCAGATGCTTCTGTGCTATGGTTCTATCTTTGCATGTCAG GACAATACTGCCAAGATGAGGCTGCTGAACAATATTGACCAATGCCTCAAAGCTGGGAAGAAGTACTCCTGGTATATGTTTCTTGTTTCAAATGCCTGTGTTGCCCTATTGTCAGGGCTAAAG GAGTTACTGACTTTACGTGGCGCTCAATCATTGCCAACGGATATATTTAGCATGATCCAATCTATATTCAAG GGCATCCTAGGGGAGAGTGAAATTTCTATAGCACAACGGCGGGCAGCATGTGAGGGTCTTGGTTTACTGGCACGCACTGGGAATGATATATTCACCGCAAGAATG GCTCGTTCTTTTCTTGGGGAGCTAGTAACACCAGTGGATCTGAGCTATGCAGCATCTGTTGCACTTTCATTGGGTTGCATTCATCGAAC TGCAGGGGGAATGGCATTATCTACTCTGGTCACTCCAACTGTGAACTCACTGTCTCATTTGAGTAAGAGTTCTAATTCTGACCTGCAGTTGTGGTCACTCCATGCTCTTCTTTTGACCATTGAAGCTGCTGGCTTGTCTTACGTCTCCCAGGTTCAG GGGACACTTTTCCTTGCTATGGAAATTCTTCTGTTGGAAGAAAATGGTTACGTGGATTTTAGACAGGAAATAGGTCATCTTATCAATGCAATAGTGGCAGTTCTAGGCCCTGAACTTGCTCCGGGTAGCACATTCTTCTCACGCTGCAAG TCTGTCATTGCAGAAATAAGCTCCTCAAATGAAACGGCTACACTTCTAGA ATCAGTTAGGTTTGCCCAGCAGCTTGTTCTTTTTGCTCCTCAAGCTGTTCCTGTGCATTCCCATGTTCGAAGTCTTGTTCCAACACTTTTCTCAAGACAG CCAAGTCATAGGTATTTAGCAGTCTCTACATTGCGTCATCTGATCGAAAGAGACCCG GCTGCAATGATCAATGAGAACATCGAAGAGAATCTGTTCAGTATGCTTGATGGGGAAACTGACTCTGA AATAGCAACATTGGTTCGGGCGACTATTATTCGCTTATTGTATACATCATGTCCACTGCGTCCATCTCGGTGGTTAGCCGTTCTGCGCAATATG GTTCTTGCTACATCAGTTACAAGAAATATGAGTGAAGGTCTGACCAGTTCTGGACATGATTCCATTGACAGTACACATGAAAATGATgtgtatggagaagatgaagacactATGATTTCTGGCCCAAAGCAGGAGCAAGTAAACTGGTCTGCTCCTATATCGAGTCAGTTTTCTCGAAGAAATAAACACCTCAGATACCGCACTAGGGTATTTGCAGCAGA ATGTGTCAGGCATGTACCGGTTGCAGTTGGAACAGAACCAGCTCATTTTGATCTCTTGTTGGCAAGGGGTGCAATAGCTAAAGGGACTTATTTATCAAATGATTGGCTCGTGCTTAAGCTACAGGAGTTGGTCTCGCTTTCGTACCAG ATAAGTACTGGACAGTTTGAGGGTATGCAACCGATAGGCGTGCAGCTTTTATGTTTGATTATGGACAAG TTTGGCATGACAGTGGATCCTGAATTTCCTGGGCATATCTTGTTGGAACAATTTCAG GCTCAGCTTGTTTCAGCTGTTAAAACGGCAATAAGTACTACTTCTGGTCCACTTCTATTGGAGGCTGGCCTTGAACTTGCTACAAAG GTTATGACGAGCAGCGTCATTGGTGGGGACAAAGTAGCCCTTAATCGTCTCTTTTTGCTAATAGCCCGTCCACTAAGTGATATAGAGGACCTTTTTTACCCATCTTTTGCTGACTGGGTTGTGTGTAAG ATCAAAGTGCGCCTTCTTACAGCGCATGCTGCAGTAAAATGTTACACCTATCAATTCTTGAGGGCAAAGGAAAATGTTCCCGACGAATACCAGCAGctggcacctttactagcaaatagCTCAACGCTATTGGGGAAATATTGGGTTGGAGCCCTCAAGGATTACTTTTCTATAATCTTTGGCTTGCATTCAAGAATTGAT CACAAGCCGTTCCTTGATGGAATTCAGTCATTATTGGTCTCGTCGAAGGTACAGAAGTATCTTGATGAAGTTTGGGTACTGATACTCCAGGCAACAGCTCTTGATGCAGCTCCTGTGGATTTCGGTGCGGATGATTCTGAAGATATTCATGAACACACGTTTATCTCTGGACGTAGTATGGTCAAATTGGAGCAAAGTGATTTCCAGTTTCTCTGGGGACTATCTGTCCTTGTGCTATTTCATTCACACCAATCAACTGTGAATGGTTCTGTCAAGATGAAGCTTGAGTGTAGCAAAGAGAATATTTTTTGGAACATTGTTTTCTGTGGACTAGATAATCCAAGACCATGTGATCAAGTCTTACCTGTGTTATTGTCCCTCACAACTGAATTCTTTTTCAGCAAGGATTTCCTTTCAGTCAATATTTGCCAGGAACTCCTTCAG GCTCTAATATATGCTGATTGCTCCGGTGCTCCTGTTGTATCTCTGTTCTCAAAG ATTATAAGATTCTGCCCTGACAAGTTTTTTGAGGCGGATGACTTTGTCTTTGTTGCATTAGAGCTATACTCTCATTGTCTTGCCATGGTACTTCAAAG GGATGGAAATTCTCAGGAAAGTAACACATTACTTCCTGAGCTATCTTCTGCAAGTGAGACTATGGGTTGCCGAATGAAAAATAAG CATTTGTGGAAGCTAACGATGGTACTGCTATCCACATCACATCAATCGTTTCAACTAGTCTCGACTGATCAGTGCTTGTCAAATATCATCTCCTTTCTGCATAATATCTTGCCTTTCATGAAGAAGTGCTTTAGAG AAAGAGTTGAACCAGGTGATGTGCACACCAATCCGCAAGTTGCATTAGGAGCTTTGGTTAGCCTGTTGGCGTACTTCTGTACAGAATGTGACAATAGGATTTCGATGCTGGAAAACAAGATTTCTGATTCCTACAGGCTGTTGGCGAAGATACTATTTTTTTGTTCCGGAGAAGTCATTGCTCTTGCAAAACTTGTTCACAAGATTGAGTTTCTTAATGAAAATGGAACTAAGAATGATGTGCATATGTGTGACAGCTTTAGGCATTGCATACACATTATTCAGGGATCACTTCATAGCACCAACATGCAG GTTCAAATGCTGGGGATACATGTGCTGAAAACTTGTGCACAGAGAGAGCTAACTGAAGTTTCACAAACAGAGACTCATTCTTTTATGATATTACTTGGGGAATTACTAGGAGATGTGTTTGATTTGATGCAAACTGCATTGAAG AATTGTTCAAGCCAGGAATCTGTCAACGTGATTGATGATTGTCTAAAGTTGCTTTTCCTCTTCCACACACTAGCGCAATCACAGAAATACCAGCAAGAGGCTACTGTACTTTTGTTGGATGCCTTACTGATGGTTTTCTATTTGTCCGATGATAATGCTTCACAG GAACTTACTGAAGTAAATACCATCTCCAAGAAGttgttctctcattttattcagaTTCCATCAGCGGCCATACAGATCAAAGATGTAATGCTGTCAGCACCACCTACAAAAAGACAGCAGCTTCAG GACATGATCCGAGCTTCAGTCAGCCATGGTCAGATCATTGTGCCGTTGAATACAAGTGTACAATCACAGCAGAATGTTCAGGATAGCAGTAAAAAACCTGGGTCTGTAGCCATAGCGTCTGGTGCTGATGCAGTCGAAGAGAAGGATGAAGATGAAGTTAGTGATGATGACTGGGATGATGATTGGGACACTTTCCAATCTCTTCCCGCAACTGCTGCCAAGGATGATGCAGATTCTGCTGTAGGTGTTTCACCTATTCCTGAACAGGGCTCCGTTGTAAGTTCGCAAGAACAGATCCATCAGGGAAATACTAATCATGACATTGGTGATATGGATCTAGCAGCGGGTACAATAGAAGACAGAGAATCTGCTGACAGAGTATTTGGAGAACCCTCTGCTTCACAACGCTCTAGCCCTAAGCCACAGGTCAATAGAGAATCCCTAGAGTCGTCGTatgaagatgatgaggaagtTCCAAGATATCCAACAGTTGATTGCATGGAGCAACCAGCGGATGTTCTGATGAATGAGTGCACAGTGGGCGAACTGCAGCAGGATCATGATAACCAGTTTGGTTGTAACGAAAGAAACAATGgtgaccttgatccagcaagcgaagaTAACAGCAGGGACGACCCCACTAGCAGTTTGAACAAGACTTCAGATGTTGTGGTTAATGAGGGCAGCGACATGCTATCAACTGGTGATATCAAGGACTCTGGGGTAGAGTTAGCACCTTCCTCTCATGTCCTTGATACTATGAATGCTAGCATATCTGGGAATGATACCAGTACGAGCAATGCAAGCGAACAACCTGATAATGCCGACACCAAACCAGAATCATCTGTAGGTGAAAGCTCAGAATCATAA